Proteins found in one Brassica napus cultivar Da-Ae unplaced genomic scaffold, Da-Ae ScsIHWf_759;HRSCAF=1097, whole genome shotgun sequence genomic segment:
- the LOC125605508 gene encoding uncharacterized protein LOC125605508, translated as MVLLPKARHDWMHLRFLDYKSVDDYNSALFKIVSILKLCGEESNGVRPAGTAPPPEAHEVEKKDPNETYFVQDNKKPYGNSRGGFKRRGRDNSNGRDGYSTGRKGNHNNRGRGSNYGRGRGSYGRGRGGISKPSYTSNKSLCHRCGSDNHWAKN; from the exons atggtgttgcttccaaaagcAAGGCATGATTGGATGCATCTAAGATTCTTAGACTATAAGTCGGTGGATGATTACAATTCAGCTCTATTCAAGATTGTCTCAATACTAAAGTTGTGTGGTGAAGAG agtaacGGAGTTAGACCGGCCGGGACAGCACCACCACCCGAAGCCCATGAGGTTGAGAAGAAGGATCCCAATGAGACATACTTTGTCCAAGACAACAAGAAACCATACGGCAATAGCCGTGGTGGGTTCAAGAGGCGTGGACGTGACAACTCAAACGGTCGAGACGGCTACTCAACtggccggaaaggaaaccacaataaccgtggtcgtggttccaattacggcCGGGGTCGAGGCAGCTACGGCCGCGGacgaggtggcatatccaaaccatcttacacgtccaaCAAGTCTCTATGCCATAGATGCGGGAGTGACAACCATTGGGCAAAGAACT